The following are encoded together in the Panicum virgatum strain AP13 chromosome 6K, P.virgatum_v5, whole genome shotgun sequence genome:
- the LOC120713123 gene encoding AT-hook motif nuclear-localized protein 20-like: MTPSSNKDGGGATEQPTSGDDRENYGSGEPKEGAVVTGNRRPRGRPPGSKNKPKPPIFVTRDSPNALRSHVMEVAGGADVAESIAHFARRRQRGVCVLSGAGTVTDVALRQPAAPGAVVALRGRFEILSLTGTFLPGPAPPGSTGLTVYLAGGQGQVVGGSVVGTLTAAGPVMVIASTFANATYERLPLDEAEEDSGQQAQLPPLGAPGGGPPGDPSAAMPMFAGVPPNLMPAGGGAAASGAGLRLGHEGLAAWAHHHVRPPPY, encoded by the coding sequence ATGACGCCTTCTTCCaacaaggacggcggcggcgccactgaGCAGCCGACGAGCGGCGACGACCGCGAGAACTACGGCAGCGGCGAGCCCAAGGAAGGCGCCGTGGTGACCGGCAACCGGCGCCCCCGCGGGCGGCCACCGGGGTCCAAGAACAAGCCCAAGCCGCCCATCTTCGTGACGCGGGACAGCCCCAACGCGCTGCGCAGCCACGTgatggaggtggccggcggcgccgacgtgGCCGAGTCCATCGCCCACTtcgcgcgccgccggcagcgCGGCGTGTGCGTGCTGAGCGGCGCGGGCACGGTGACCGACGTGGCCCTCCGCCAGCCCGCGGCGCCCGGCGCCGTGGTGGCGCTCCGCGGGCGCTTCGAGATCCTCTCCCTGACCGGCACGTTCCTGCCCGGCCCGGCGCCGCCCGGCTCCACGGGGCTGACCGTGTACCTCGCCGGCGGGCAGGGGCAGGTCGTGGGAGGCAGCGTGGTCGGCACGCtcacggcggcggggccggtcATGGTGATCGCGTCCACCTTCGCCAACGCCACCTACGAGAGGTTGCCGCTGGACGAGGCCGAGGAGGACTCCGGGCAGCAGGCGCAGCTGCCTCCGCTCGGGGCCCCCGGCGGAGGGCCGCCTGGGGATCCCTCGGCGGCGATGCCAATGTTCGCCGGGGTGCCGCCAAACCTGATGCCAGCtgggggcggcgccgccgcctccggagcGGGCCTGCGGCTCGGGCACGAGGGGCTTGCTGCATGGGCTCATCATCATGTACGGCCCCCGCCCTACTAG